DNA from Saccharomyces cerevisiae S288C chromosome V, complete sequence:
AAATAACAATCACTGCTTCCAAGCACTCTCTGAACACAACGAAGAAAACGGCCACGTTAAACACTTTGTTAGGCATGGCGGGAAGTATATGTGTGATGACCTGCTGAGAGAAGATTTCGACAACGTACAATCCGTCGTgttatgtatttttttgctcACATTGAGCATTTTATATAACTAAAAGCTCAAGGTCGAACTACAGCCCATCGCTTCCACCGGGCCTTGCAACACCAACTTAGAAATCGGGTGCATTCATCTACGCTGTGCAGAGAATGAAATGCGCACCTTCTTACTGCTGCGACGGTGCTCGGCACGGCTTACGCGGGCGGGGGAAGGAAATAGCGGCCTGGCGTGAGTCGGCAGTCAGCGGCGGGCTCACTGTACTCGCTCGTTTAATGCACCAGCAGTATTCGCGCACTTAATAATAGTATTTCTGCACCCTGGCCTGGAAAGAATGCTCGATGCGCCCTGGTTGATTGGCGCAGAGCGTGTGTCAGTGCCGGACCcgatttctttttttctacaCGTTGGTCTGATGTCTCAGGAGTTAGTAGTGACCGTGgtcaagaaaaaaacaggACGAAAAATTGTTGAGAACGTATACGTATAttgtattcttcttttttttctttgctgcCCTTTTATTAtctatttcattttttaacCAGAGGCAATCGTAAGAGAGAGATAATATAGCCCTTTTTGGTCTTTTTTGGCACCTTCAGCCGGACCCTGCTCTTTTATTACCCGGATGCTCGGGTTTTGTCTTTGCATCCGGGTAGCAAAACAGAATACTTGCTTTCTTATTGAAGTAGAAAAAATACAGAGAAAGCGAAAAAGGCTTCCTTGGCGGATAGATGGTCTCACAACAAGCATAGCGTATACACGTGCACTCACAAGCATACACAGAAGCGCGCAAAATGAGTCTACCGGAGATTTTGCCTTTGGAAGTCATAGATAAAACAATTAACCAGAAAGTGTTGATTGTGCTGCAGTCGAACCGCGAGTT
Protein-coding regions in this window:
- a CDS encoding uncharacterized protein (hypothetical protein; conserved among S. cerevisiae strains; overlaps verified ORF LSM5/YER146W) produces the protein MAILLPLKSILPWCCITFSFLLSSSGSISHSTASSSITLTKSSKPTNVPSNSRFDCSTINTFWLIVLSMTSKGKISGRLILRASVYACECTCIRYACCETIYPPRKPFSLSLYFFYFNKKASILFCYPDAKTKPEHPGNKRAGSG